The Aspergillus chevalieri M1 DNA, chromosome 5, nearly complete sequence genome includes a region encoding these proteins:
- a CDS encoding uncharacterized protein (SECRETED:SignalP(1-35)): MLFSASSRKGSFLFFLFSILSTLLLLSSQAPTALAAPVNDFGTLVVRDKNIPDKAEVEKLIKPENLHDFSKYAKKGQPAKDKAIYFTGQDQKTINDIVRWANSQQLTSVRDLWKNVNFYQKGQYKGVDKDTFTNFQKAFSKYYAQLTEGKAYLIFPQDKKPSKTGIFYSVELEEIIKHGKVEEIIWIDQNKIHDKGYKWKDEKKTYWKKSEKKPDGA; encoded by the coding sequence ATGCTATTCTCCGCCTCCAGCCGTAAAGGcagtttcctcttcttcctcttctctatcCTGAGCACCTTGCTCCTCCTTTCCTCACAGGCACCCACTGCCTTGGCTGCCCCTGTCAACGACTTCGGAACGCTTGTTGTCCGCGATAAAAACATCCCCGACAAGGCAGAGGTTGAGAAACTCATCAAGCCTGAAAACCTGCACGATTTCAGCAAGTACGCCAAAAAGGGACAGCCCGCCAAGGATAAAGCCATCTACTTCACAGGCCAGGACCAAAAGACAATCAACGACATTGTGAGGTGGGCCAACAGTCAGCAGCTCACCTCCGTCCGCGACCTCTGGAAGAACGTCAACTTCTACCAGAAGGGCCAGTACAAAGGCGTCGACAAAGATACTTTCACGAACTTCCAGAAAGCGTTCTCAAAGTACTATGCGCAGCTAACTGAGGGTAAGGCTTATCTCATCTTCCCGCAAGACAAAAAGCCCTCGAAAACCGGCATCTTCTATAGCGTCGAGCTTGAGGAGATCATCAAGCATGGCAAGGTCGAGGAAATTATTTGGATCGACCAGAACAAAATTCACGACAAGGGCTACAAGTGGAAGGACGAGAAAAAGACCTACTGGAAGAAGAGTGAGAAGAAGCCTGATGGAGCTTAG
- a CDS encoding putative aldo-keto reductase (AKR) (COG:S;~EggNog:ENOG410PJDA;~InterPro:IPR023210,IPR036812,IPR020471;~PFAM:PF00248;~go_function: GO:0016491 - oxidoreductase activity [Evidence IEA];~go_process: GO:0055114 - oxidation-reduction process [Evidence IEA]), protein MHYQAQKYPGDITMARAIGKMSWEKYALRPVQNAPPATLPVFIYGTAWKKDRTADLVHQALQSGFRAVDTAAQPKHYREDLVGEGIRRAIQDGSVRREDLHIQTKFTSVQGQDPENMPYDPRTSVTEQVHASIKSSLHNLRPSAGPESAEDAYIDMLVLHSPLSTLAQTIEAWKAFESYVPHRIRNLGISNCTLPVLKELSSQVSVPPAVVQNRFYSMTGFDVPLRAFCRDNDILYQSFWTLTANPELARSNPVQQLASQVSISPAAALYCLVLGLGKTTVLNGTTNEDRMAADLAAPQHVEKFIEEQPALWSKIIEDFQGLVGDSS, encoded by the exons ATGCACTACCAAGCGCAAAAATACCCTGGTGATATAACGATGGCTCGCGCAATCGGCAAAATGTCCTGGGAAAAATACGCTTTACGCCCAGTCCAAAATGCACCCCCAGCCACGCTCCCCGTCTTCATCTACGGTACGGCCTGGAAGAAAGACCGCACGGCAGATCTAGTCCATCAGGCCCTGCAGTCTGGGTTCCGCGCGGTGGATACGGCTGCCCAACCGAAGCACTACCGGGAGGACTTGGTAGGAGAAGGCATCCGCAGAGCTATTCAGGACGGCTCAGTCCGACGAGAGGATCTGCAC ATTCAAACCAAGTTTACTTCAGTGCAGGGACAGGATCCCGAGAATATGCCGTATGACCCTAGGACTTCGGTGACGGAGCAGGTGCATGCCTCTATTAAGTCCTCGCTGCATAACCTCCGTCCGTCTGCGGGACCAGAGAGTGCTGAAGATGCGTACATTGACATGCTCGTTCTGCATTCTCCCCTGTCGACGCTGGCGCAAACTATCGAAGCATGGAAAGCGTTCGAGTCCTACGTCCCCCATCGCATCCGCAACCTAGGTATCTCCAACTGCACCTTACCCGTTCTCAAAGAGCTCTCCTCCCAGGTCAGCGTACCGCCAGCAGTTGTACAGAACCGGTTCTACAGCATGACGGGGTTTGATGTCCCGTTGCGCGCGTTCTGCCGGGACAATGACATCCTCTATCAGAGTTTCTGGACTCTAACAGCCAACCCGGAACTTGCACGCAGCAACCCCGTCCAGCAACTTGCCTCGCAGGTTAGCATCAGTCCAGCTGCCGCTTTGTACTGTCTTGTTCTGGGCTTGGGGAAGACCACGGTGTTGAATGGAACAACGAACGAGGATCGCATGGCTGCGGATTTGGCTGCACCTCAGCATGTCGAGAAGTTTATTGAGGAGCAGCCTGCCTTGTGGTCCAAGATCATTGAGGACTTCCAAGGGCTGGTTGGAGACTCCTCATAA
- the HSF1 gene encoding heat shock factor family protein (COG:K;~EggNog:ENOG410PG48;~InterPro:IPR000232,IPR027725,IPR036390,IPR036388;~PFAM:PF00447;~go_function: GO:0003700 - DNA-binding transcription factor activity [Evidence IEA];~go_function: GO:0043565 - sequence-specific DNA binding [Evidence IEA];~go_process: GO:0006355 - regulation of transcription, DNA-templated [Evidence IEA]), producing the protein MSPQGISRKRPAPGASPVVHPPPPPIGTVQNYPPNPGAQLSNDQFLQWGQNPAPNVVNQPAHYPDPAAAAAYNPTAFAPGQDIPAPTAPASSQLARRPTPNQLVSRNRGYEQAPAVTTDSGGGNGESGGWGESLDELYRRASIAKRDAQAKRKQIPPFVQKLSSFLDESKNTELIRWSDDGNSFIVLDEDEFARTLIPELFKHNNYASFVRQLNMYGFHKKVGLSDNSMRASERKNKSPSEYANPYFKRGHPDLLWLIQKPKNSAGQGTKAGKGTARVRTEEAEEHDEEYGEESSHVSRDDRNRARSQLSLITGDMMPKDQFAGVYRELQAIRQQQQIISNTITKLRREHEQLYAQAANFQEQHTRHENSINAILTFLATVYNRSLQGQEGPQNLANSFAGAISQDQGGSGNVVDVGDDYAFSALGNMSSPGGQRSVKKQPLLLKAPPAAQRDSRAATLSPASSSYDQRQARGHSRQPSSTRPGHVEEVFDISPRPRDSTPTQHQQFPQRDIMSVIQNSNARGGVPTSFAEFPNVLSSLETSGGNVPLTPNQRADMLRLMANETNTADPNVSATNNNALITPNPPPMPQNYSGRLASTRAEIDNLAKMQAEQDRSVQNLTNLLQPLSPTGNIPGIGLENGNVPPPPLDLDQIFSNDYFTDIGDLEHNRANLEFNDQANTAPEGTHDPDANTGTDDGTIKDANDLFDFDQLPADGDFFEGSNQHQQNPSFFNGFDAGFGSDAGLGVDASHNNAGNGVNHHHQNSNDLDSNRVIETLTDSEGTSPANTVDDTSQYHGGNDPQGDEGSGGGAKRRRKA; encoded by the exons ATGAGTCCCCAAGGCATAAGCCGCAAACGACCAGCGCCAGGCGCATCTCCCGTCGTCCACCCGCCACCTCCTCCTATCGGTACCGTCCAGAATTACCCTCCCAACCCTGGCGCTCAACTCTCGAACGATCAATTCTTACAATGGGGCCAAAACCCGGCACCCAACGTCGTCAATCAACCTGCGCACTATCCCGaccctgctgctgccgccgccTATAACCCCACCGCGTTCGCCCCAGGTCAAGATATTCCTGCTCCCACGGCTCCCGCGTCCAGTCAGCTTGCACGCAGACCAACACCGAATCAGCTCGTCAGCAGAAACCGTGGATATGAACAAGCTCCGGCAGTCACGACGgatagtggtggtggtaatgGGGAATCGGGCGGTTGGGGCGAGAGCTTGGATGAACTTTACCGGAGGGCGTCGATCGCTAAGAGGGATGCTCAGGCAAAGAGGAAACAGATTCCTCCGTTTGTCCAAAAGCTCAGCAG CTTTCTCGATGAATCCAAAAATACCGAACTGATTCGATGGTCCGACGATGGAAACTCGTTTATTGTCctggatgaagatgaatttGCACGGACCCTGATCCCCGAGCTCTTCAAACACAACAACTACGCCTCCTTCGTTCGTCAATTGAATATGTACGGATTCCATAAGAAAGTTGGATTGTCGGATAACTCGATGCGCGCCAGCGAACGGAAAAATAAGAGCCCAAGCGAATATGCAAACCCGTACTTCAAGCGTGGTCATCCGGATCTGTTATGGTTAATTCAGAAGCCCAAGAATTCTGCGGGGCAAGGGACCAAAGCCGGGAAAGGTACCGCTCGTGTTAGGACcgaggaggctgaggagcacgACGAGGAGTACGGCGAGGAGAGTAGTCATGTTTCTCGTGATGATCGGAATCGTGCGCGGAGCCAACTCTCGTTGATTACCGGGGACATGATGCCAAAAGATCAATTCGCCGGTGTCTATCGGGAATTACAAGCCATCCGTCAGCAACAACAAATTATCTCCAATACCATCACGAAACTCCGGCGGGAGCACGAACAGCTCTATGCGCAAGCCGCGAACTTtcaggaacaacatacacgCCACGAAAATTCCATTAATGCCATTTTAACCTTCTTAGCAACAGTCTACAACCGGAGTTTGCAAGGGCAAGAAGGACCGCAGAATCTCGCCAACTCCTTCGCCGGAGCCATATCGCAGGACCAAGGAGGGAGTGGTAATGTTGTCGACGTGGGAGATGACTACGCCTTCAGCGCGTTGGGGAACATGAGTAGTCCTGGAGGGCAGAGGTCGGTGAAGAAGCAACCACTGCTATTGAAAGCGCCTCCAGCTGCACAAAGAGATAGCCGTGCAGCAACCCTCTCGCCAGCATCCAGTTCATACGATCAACGGCAAGCACGGGGCCATAGCCGACAACCGAGTAGCACGAGACCTGGCCATGTTGAAGAAGTATTTGACATTAGCCCTCGACCAAGAGATTCAACACCGACCCAACATCAACAATTTCCCCAACGAGACATCATGTCCGTCATTCAGAATTCGAATGCTCGTGGTGGGGTTCCGACTAGTTTTGCAGAGTTCCCCAACGTACTATCGTCACTCGAAACATCTGGCGGCAATGTACCATTGACCCCGAACCAGCGCGCCGATATGCTTCGGCTGATGGCCAACGAGACAAACACAGCCGATCCAAATGTCTCTGCGACGAATAACAACGCGCTTATCACACCCAATCCTCCACCCATGCCGCAAAACTACTCGGGCCGTCTGGCCAGCACCCGCGCTGAAATCGACAACCTCGCAAAAATGCAAGCCGAACAAGATCGCTCTGTACAGAACCTAACCAACCTCCTACAACCGCTCAGTCCTACTGGTAATATTCCCGGGATAGGCCTGGAAAATGGAAACGTGCCCCCTCCCCCGCTTGACCTTGACCAGATCTTCAGCAATGATTACTTTACCGACATTGGAGATCTCGAGCATAATAGAGCCAATCTGGAGTTCAACGACCAGGCTAACACTGCTCCGGAGGGCACGCACGACCCAGATGCCAATACCGGAACAGACGATGGTACGATAAAAGATGCTAACGATCTCTTCGACTTTGACCAACTCCCCGCTGACGGTGACTTTTTCGAGGGATCGAACCAACATCAACAGAATCCCAGTTTCTTCAATGGGTTTGATGCCGGTTTCGGCAGTGACGCCGGGCTCGGTGTCGATGCAAGCCACAACAATGCCGGCAACGGCGTAaaccaccatcaccagaACAGCAACGACCTCGATTCAAACAGAGTTATTGAAACCCTCACCGATAGTGAAGGGACCAGCCCAGCTAACACTGTGGATGACACTTCGCAGTACCATGGAGGTAATGACCCTCAAGGGGACGAAGGAAGTGGTGGCGGTGCCAAGCGGCGCAGAAAGGcgtga
- a CDS encoding ankyrin repeat domain-containing protein (COG:S;~EggNog:ENOG410PYB6;~InterPro:IPR002110,IPR036770,IPR020683;~PFAM:PF13637,PF12796;~go_function: GO:0005515 - protein binding [Evidence IEA]), which yields MSPPMEARVQAKLDADITNSNLQGIKNFYKSADPEKQSSLLADIAARAAAKAQVDILDWVFSEGFQPPPDSLNDEFYHQACLAQSLAVWKTLVKNGFNLNGHHSEFFGDALSLEAYCGNVGIIRFLLENGQDPNDAWGSYDDLEPGVAALVGEKPSLEILHLMLQHGWNQKRSAAHIAAAELGKMEALKLLVEHGADLEEASGWWPNCGIIEADKWGTALYRAAYKGQKEPVVYLLGKGANIWFKDDKGRSILWAAKQGGNEEVIELLKSAGLEEE from the coding sequence aTGTCACCGCCCATGGAAGCACGTGTGCAAGCAAAGCTTGATGCAGACATCACCAACAGCAATCTTCAGGGCATCAAAAATTTTTACAAGTCAGCAGACCCAGAAAAACAATCCAGTCTACTTGCAGACATAGCTGCACGCGCTGCAGCAAAAGCACAGGTTGATATACTTGACTGGGTCTTCAGTGAGGGCTTCCAGCCCCCCCCTGACTCATTGAATGATGAGTTCTACCACCAGGCTTGCCTCGCGCAGTCCCTTGCTGTGTGGAAGACACTTGTCAAGAATGGCTTTAATCTCAATGGGCATCACAGCGAATTTTTTGGTGATGCACTGAGCCTGGAAGCATACTGCGGCAATGTTGGGATTATACGCTTCCTTCTGGAGAATGGACAAGACCCCAATGATGCATGGGGGAGCTATGATGATCTTGAACCAGGTGTGGCAGCATTAGTTGGCGAGAAGCCATCTTTGGAGATCCTCCATCTGATGCTTCAGCATGGATGGAACCAGAAAAGAAGCGCCGCACACATTGCGGCTGCTGAACTTGGCAAGATGGAGGCGCTAAAGTTACTGGTGGAGCATGGTGCTGACCTTGAGGAAGCTAGTGGATGGTGGCCCAATTGTGGTATAATTGAAGCTGATAAATGGGGAACTGCATTGTATCGCGCAGCTTACAAGGGCCAGAAAGAGCCTGTGGTATATCTGCTAGGCAAGGGCGCTAACATCTGGTTCAAGGATGACAAGGGGCGATCTATCTTGTGGGCAGCGAAGCAGGGAGGAAATGAGGAGGTGATTGAGTTGTTGAAATCTGCTGGGcttgaagaagaataa
- a CDS encoding dihydroxy-acid dehydratase (COG:E;~EggNog:ENOG410PFSR;~InterPro:IPR000581,IPR004404,IPR037237,IPR042096, IPR020558;~PFAM:PF00920;~go_function: GO:0003824 - catalytic activity [Evidence IEA];~go_function: GO:0004160 - dihydroxy-acid dehydratase activity [Evidence IEA];~go_process: GO:0009082 - branched-chain amino acid biosynthetic process [Evidence IEA]), translated as MTLATLRIRALPRPPCKTQFRAHLSTTPHRHNDTLNKVSSKITQPKSQGASQAMLYATSLSESDMNKPQVGISSVWFEGNPCNKHLLDLSGKVRDSVARAGLVPMRFNSVGVSDGISMGTSGMRYSLQSREIIADGIETVMNAQWYDANISLPGCDKNMPGVVMAMGRVNRPSIMVYGGSIKPGCSSKGKQLDLVSAFQSYGQYITGEIDEEERFDIIRNACPGAGACGGMYTANTLATAIETMGLTVPGSSSCPAEDGRKQAECENIGETVKNLLKEDIRPRDILTRQAFENAMIVVNILGGSTNAVLHLIAMADAVGIKLTIDDFQAVSDKTPFLADLKPSGKHVMHDLYKIGGTPALLKFLLKENVIDGSGITVTGKTMKQNVSSWPDFPQNQPIIRPLTNPIKPTGHLQILRGSLAPGGSVGKITGKEGLRFEGTAKCYDYEDAFIEALKRGDIKKGQKTVVIIRYEGPKGGPGMPEMLKPSAAIMGAGLGNDVALITDGRFSGGSHGFLIGHVVPEAIEGGPIGLARDGDWIVIDTEERVVDLVVGMEEMEQRKKEWRAPEGRARKGTLRKYAMLVSDASHGCVTDGPI; from the exons ATGACTCTGGCAACCCTCCGCATTAGGGCTCTCCCGCGACCACCATGCAAAACCCAATTCAGAGC GCACCTTTCCACAACCCCCCACCGCCACAATGACACCCTCAACAAAGTCTCCTCCAAAATCACCCAGCCCAAATCCCAAGGCGCCTCCCAAGCAATGCTTTACGCAACCAGCCTCTCAGAATCAGACATGAATAAACCCCAAGTCGGTATATCATCTGTATGGTTTGAGGGAAACCCCTGCAACAAACACCTCCTCGATTTGTCTGGAAAAGTTCGCGACTCTGTCGCGCGCGCGGGCCTGGTTCCCATGCGTTTTAACTCGGTCGGTGTGTCGGATGGGATTAGCATGGGGACGTCTGGAATGCGGTACAGTCTGCAGAGTCGGGAGATTATCGCCGATGGGATTGAAACAGTGATGAATGCGCAGTGGTACGATGCGAATATCTCGCTGCCGGGGTGTGATAAGAATATGCCCGGTGTGGTGATGGCGATGGGACGGGTGAATCGGCCTAGTATTATGGTTTATGGGGGGAGTATTAAACCTGGGTGCAGTTCGAAGGGGAAGCAGTTGGATCTGGTGAGCGCGTTTCAGTCATACGGGCAGTATATCACCGGGGAGATCGATGAGGAGGAGCGGTTCGATATCATCCGCAATGCGTGTCCCGGGGCTGGTGCTTGTGGGGGTATGTATACGGCGAATACGCTCGCGACGGCGATTGAGACGATGGGTTTGACTGTGCCAGGGAGCAGTAGTTGTCCCGCTGAGGATGGGAGGAAACAAGCTGAGTGTGAAAATATCGGAGAGACGGTCAAGAATCTTCTGAAAGAAGATATCCGTCCCCGCGACATCCTAACCCGTCAAGCATTCGAGAACGCAATGATCGTCGTGAACATCCTGGGCGGCAGCACAAACGCTGTCCTGCACCTAATCGCCATGGCCGATGCCGTGGGCATAAAACTAACAATCGACGACTTCCAAGCCGTATCCGACAAAACACCCTTCCTAGCAGATCTCAAGCCCTCCGGCAAACACGTCATGCACGACCTATACAAGATCGGCGGCACACCCGCCCTCCTCAAATTCCTCCTCAAGGAGAACGTAATCGACGGCTCTGGAATAACAGTTACCGGCAAAACAATGAAACAAAACGTCTCCTCATGGCCGGACTTCCCACAAAACCAACCCATCATCCGCCCCCTAACCAACCCCATCAAACCAACCGGCCATCTCCAGATCCTGCGTGGCTCCCTCGCCCCTGGCGGCTCCGTGGGCAAAATCACCGGCAAAGAAGGCCTCCGCTTCGAAGGCACGGCCAAATGCTACGACTACGAAGACGCATTTATCGAAGCGCTCAAACGCGGGGATATTAAAAAGGGTCAGAAGACAGTCGTCATTATCCGCTATGAGGGTCCGAAGGGTGGGCCTGGGATGCCGGAGATGCTCAAGCCCAGCGCGGCGATTATGGGCGCGGGCTTGGGGAATGATGTTGCGTTGATTACTGATGGGCGGTTCTCGGGTGGGAGTCATGGGTTTTTGATTGGGCATGTTGTTCCTGAGGCGATAGAGGGAGGACCGATTGGGTTGGCGAGGGATGGGGATTGGATTGTTATTGATACGGAGGAGAGGGTTGTTGATTTGGTGGTTGGgatggaggagatggagcAGAGAAAGAAGGAGTGGAGAGCGCCCGAGGGGAGGGCTAGGAAGGGGACGTTGAGGAAGTATGCGATGTTGGTCAGTGATGCTAGTCATGGGTGTGTGACTGATGGGCCAATTTAG
- a CDS encoding putative GPI anchored protein (COG:S;~EggNog:ENOG410Q26Q;~SECRETED:SignalP(1-21)) produces the protein MHIKNLLFLTSALLTSSLALANTLDSDDVPNRCWQVCGPVVGISHKCDAMHDNDSAERKCVCEWQQAPTLIPLCEACISQYRNETKHDDDNDRDDDDDRDDDQDDDNDRDNDRDNDNDRGKDRNDDNDNDCGPRTQPSIKRSARKSKRDDPHDNDANDILRACSFTTTSYNPMTATTAISAASTLIPSSSATATGTSSASGSSSGSDSRSASGSGSSGSASADNDTNAASGQSVPRAASLAAIVGLIGLVWL, from the exons ATGCACATCAAaaacctcctcttcctcaccAGCGCCCTGCTCACCAGCAGCCTGGCCCTAGCAAACACCCTCGACAGCGACGACGTTCCCAACCGCTGCTGGCAAGTATGCGGTCCCGTGGTGGGCATCTCGCACAAATGCGACGCGATGCATGATAATGACTCCGCGGAGAGAAAGTGTGTCTGCGAGTGGCAACAGGCACCGACGCTGATTCCGTTGTGTGAGGCTTGTATCTCGCAGTATCGGAATGAGACAAAgcatgatgatgacaatgatcgcgatgatgatgacgaccgGGATGACGACCAGGACGACGACAATGACCGGGACAATGACCGGGATAATGATAACGATAGAGGCAAGGATCGGAATGATGACAATGACAACGACTGTGGCCCTCGTACCCAGCCTTCGATTAAGCGCTCTGCCCGTAAATCCAAGCGTGACGACCCCCACGACAACG ATGCCAACGACATCCTCCGCGCCTGCTCCTTTACCACCACCAGCTACAATCCAATGACGGCAACCACTGCCATCAGCGCTGCTTCGACGCTGATCCCAAGTTCTTCTGCGACTGCAACTGGCACTAGCTCTGCCTCTGGTTCTAGCTCTGGATCGGATTCCAGGTCTGCTTCTGGCAGTGGCTCGTCTGGGAGCGCTTCTGCTGACAATGACACGAATGCGGCATCGGGCCAGAGTGTTCCCCGGGCTGCGAGTTTGGCGGCTATTGTGGGATTGATTGGGTTGGTTTGGTTGTGA